The Thermococcus thermotolerans genome contains a region encoding:
- a CDS encoding UPF0175 family protein, with protein sequence MGEVIVKVPSDLMRILRLDERELSRAVRVYLAIELYREGIVSLGKAAEIAGISRWEMMELLASRGVSLNYDENDLQEDIETLEGLL encoded by the coding sequence ATGGGAGAAGTTATTGTCAAGGTTCCCTCGGATCTCATGAGAATCCTCCGCCTTGATGAGAGAGAACTTTCGCGGGCGGTTCGGGTATACTTGGCCATCGAGCTGTACCGCGAGGGCATCGTTAGCCTTGGAAAAGCCGCCGAAATAGCCGGGATTAGCAGATGGGAGATGATGGAGCTCCTCGCTTCCCGGGGTGTCTCTCTGAATTACGATGAGAACGACCTTCAAGAGGACATTGAGACCCTTGAGGGGTTACTATGA
- the fdhF gene encoding formate dehydrogenase subunit alpha, whose amino-acid sequence MLIGGIVDGLRTVVCPYCGFGCRLLVDTRTMKVKPYGGEPNRGKLCPKGLHATEFVLSGDRLKRPLKREKSRMRPISWGRAIGEIAGKLLEIRELYGADAVAFMASSKVSNEENYLLQKIARLFGTNNIDNCARLCHEASVHALKMTVGAGAQTNPYEDLEGFGAILIWGYNPAETHPVVMDYILRAKRNGAKIIVVDVRETRTMAFADYRLIIRPGTDIALANAMMNVIIREELYDEGFIKTRTAGFSEVRMAVMKYIPGYAEKVTGIPAEVIRKVARTFALAGSGAIMWGMGLTQHVSGVENVMAVIDIALLLGYIGEKGGLYPMRGQNNVQGAAYMGALSEFLPGYVPLTDERFRKRVAKIWGVEDLPTERGLYLTELWDAIESNDIKALYIVGENPAVSEADFLRVRDALRKLDLLVVQDVFMSRTARYAHYVLPASAFCEKSGSYMNSERRIQWSHKICEPMGDSKPDWEILTMLGRALGLPGFNYSSVEEITAEYFRLFPSLEERSVEELKNSEGIFLPKKRLHTWEFPTPDGKARFIAVEQVQPWERQDYEYPFILTTIRLISHYNTGEMTLRSPSLVRLMGEPRVMINRSDAERLGINDGDWVEIETRRGKIRMRAKLGGIPPGVVAVPFHFKANKITSPALNKAGTPELKFSAARLRKLKSGKPTPSIPR is encoded by the coding sequence ATGCTTATTGGTGGTATCGTGGATGGACTTAGGACTGTCGTCTGTCCCTACTGCGGCTTTGGCTGCAGGCTTCTCGTTGACACCAGAACAATGAAAGTAAAGCCTTACGGTGGTGAGCCCAACAGGGGTAAGCTCTGCCCCAAGGGTCTCCACGCGACGGAGTTCGTTCTTTCAGGGGACAGGCTCAAGCGCCCCCTGAAGCGTGAGAAGAGCCGGATGAGGCCGATAAGCTGGGGAAGGGCAATTGGGGAGATAGCGGGCAAGCTCCTCGAAATCCGCGAGCTGTACGGTGCTGACGCTGTAGCGTTCATGGCATCGTCCAAGGTGAGCAACGAGGAAAACTACCTCCTCCAGAAGATAGCGAGGCTCTTCGGCACCAACAACATAGACAACTGTGCCCGTCTCTGCCACGAGGCGAGTGTTCACGCCCTCAAGATGACCGTTGGGGCTGGGGCACAGACCAACCCCTACGAGGACCTTGAGGGGTTCGGGGCAATACTCATCTGGGGCTACAATCCGGCGGAGACCCACCCGGTTGTCATGGACTACATTCTGAGGGCCAAGAGGAATGGGGCCAAAATAATCGTCGTCGACGTCAGGGAAACCAGGACGATGGCCTTCGCGGACTATAGGCTCATCATCCGTCCGGGGACCGACATAGCCCTCGCGAATGCCATGATGAACGTCATAATCCGGGAGGAGCTCTACGATGAGGGGTTCATAAAGACCAGAACCGCCGGCTTTTCCGAGGTGAGGATGGCTGTAATGAAGTACATTCCGGGGTACGCGGAGAAGGTAACGGGAATTCCGGCCGAAGTGATCCGCAAAGTTGCGAGAACCTTTGCCTTGGCCGGAAGCGGCGCGATAATGTGGGGTATGGGGCTCACCCAGCACGTTTCAGGCGTTGAGAATGTCATGGCCGTTATAGACATAGCACTCCTCCTGGGCTACATCGGGGAAAAGGGCGGCCTCTACCCGATGCGCGGTCAGAACAACGTCCAGGGAGCGGCATACATGGGTGCGCTGAGCGAGTTCCTACCGGGCTACGTCCCGCTGACCGACGAGAGGTTCAGGAAGCGCGTGGCGAAGATATGGGGCGTGGAGGACCTCCCGACGGAGCGCGGGCTCTACCTCACGGAGCTCTGGGATGCGATAGAGAGCAACGATATTAAGGCGCTCTACATAGTCGGGGAAAACCCTGCCGTCAGTGAGGCGGACTTCCTCAGGGTGAGAGATGCCCTCAGAAAGCTCGACCTCCTCGTTGTTCAGGACGTTTTCATGAGCAGGACTGCCCGCTACGCCCACTACGTCTTGCCGGCTTCGGCCTTCTGCGAAAAGTCCGGAAGCTACATGAACAGCGAAAGAAGGATTCAGTGGAGCCATAAGATCTGCGAGCCGATGGGTGATTCCAAGCCCGACTGGGAGATACTTACCATGCTCGGCAGGGCCCTCGGTTTGCCCGGGTTCAACTATTCGAGCGTTGAGGAAATAACAGCTGAATACTTCCGCCTATTCCCCTCACTGGAGGAAAGGAGCGTTGAGGAGCTGAAGAACTCAGAGGGGATATTCCTTCCGAAGAAGAGGCTCCACACCTGGGAGTTCCCAACTCCAGACGGAAAGGCCAGGTTCATCGCTGTGGAGCAGGTGCAGCCCTGGGAGAGGCAGGACTACGAGTATCCCTTCATCCTCACCACAATCAGGCTGATAAGCCACTACAACACCGGTGAAATGACCCTCAGGAGCCCATCGCTCGTCAGGCTTATGGGGGAGCCCAGGGTGATGATAAACAGGAGCGACGCGGAGAGGCTCGGAATCAACGACGGCGACTGGGTGGAGATCGAGACTAGGCGCGGAAAGATTAGAATGAGGGCCAAGCTTGGAGGTATTCCCCCGGGTGTCGTTGCGGTTCCCTTCCACTTCAAGGCGAACAAAATAACGAGTCCGGCTCTGAACAAAGCAGGAACGCCGGAGCTCAAGTTCTCCGCGGCTAGGTTAAGGAAGCTCAAAAGCGGAAAGCCCACTCCGAGTATTCCCAGATGA
- the pdxT gene encoding pyridoxal 5'-phosphate synthase glutaminase subunit PdxT — protein sequence MVKVGVIGLQGDVGEHIEAARNALKNLSVTGEVVWLRKPGQLEGVSAVIIPGGESTTISKLMVKNGLFEPIKKLGEEGLPIMGTCAGLIMLSKEVIGATPEQRFLGLLDVRVNRNAYGRQVDSFEAPINLAFSDEPFPGVFIRAPRIVELLNDKVRPIAWFGDRVVGVEAGNVIGLEFHPELTEDTRVHEYFLEKAI from the coding sequence ATGGTCAAGGTGGGTGTTATCGGCCTTCAGGGCGACGTGGGCGAGCACATCGAAGCTGCAAGGAATGCCCTGAAAAACCTCAGCGTCACCGGAGAGGTGGTCTGGCTAAGGAAACCGGGGCAACTGGAAGGGGTCTCCGCGGTCATAATCCCCGGCGGCGAGAGCACGACGATATCGAAGCTCATGGTGAAGAACGGCCTTTTTGAACCCATCAAAAAGCTCGGTGAGGAAGGTCTACCCATAATGGGCACCTGTGCCGGTCTAATAATGCTCTCGAAGGAGGTAATCGGTGCAACGCCGGAGCAGAGGTTCCTCGGGCTTCTCGACGTCAGGGTTAACAGAAACGCCTACGGCAGGCAGGTGGACAGCTTCGAGGCACCGATAAATCTGGCCTTCAGCGACGAGCCCTTCCCCGGCGTCTTCATCCGCGCTCCAAGGATAGTCGAACTCCTGAACGATAAGGTCAGGCCGATAGCCTGGTTCGGCGACAGGGTCGTTGGAGTCGAGGCCGGCAACGTAATCGGGCTGGAGTTCCATCCGGAGCTAACGGAGGACACAAGGGTTCACGAATACTTCCTGGAGAAGGCGATATAA
- the pdxS gene encoding pyridoxal 5'-phosphate synthase lyase subunit PdxS: MGKLEVIERKGTERLKRGFAKMVKGGVILDVTNAEQARIAEEAGAVSVMALHMVPADIRKAGGVARMAPVEKIQEIMDAVTIPVMAKVRIGHVAEAKILEALGVDMIDESEVLTPADPYFHIDKREFSVPFVCGARNLGEAVRRIWEGSAMIRTKGEAGTGNIVEAVRHVRLVADNIRLIQRMTDEQVYIIAERFAEPYLRLAASIKDISGIPKQILENEPVYGHYTYGEIVEGLYRILLEIKKLGRLPVVNFAAGGVATPADAALMMGMGMDGVFVGSGIFKSSNPEKMARAIVEAVNHWDEPDVLAEISREIGEPMRGRDIEELEVRLEERGV, translated from the coding sequence ATGGGGAAGCTTGAGGTTATTGAGAGAAAGGGAACTGAGAGGCTGAAGAGGGGCTTTGCCAAGATGGTTAAGGGCGGCGTCATCCTGGACGTCACCAACGCTGAGCAGGCCAGAATAGCCGAGGAAGCCGGCGCGGTTTCTGTCATGGCGCTCCACATGGTTCCCGCGGACATAAGAAAGGCCGGCGGCGTTGCCAGGATGGCCCCCGTTGAGAAGATCCAGGAGATAATGGACGCGGTGACGATCCCGGTCATGGCAAAGGTAAGGATCGGCCACGTGGCCGAGGCAAAAATCCTTGAGGCCCTTGGCGTCGACATGATAGATGAAAGCGAGGTTCTGACGCCCGCCGATCCATATTTCCACATAGACAAGAGGGAATTCAGCGTCCCCTTCGTCTGCGGCGCCAGGAACCTCGGCGAGGCCGTCAGGAGGATATGGGAAGGCTCGGCCATGATCAGAACCAAGGGTGAGGCCGGAACCGGCAACATCGTCGAGGCAGTAAGACACGTCCGCCTCGTCGCAGACAACATAAGGCTCATCCAGCGCATGACTGACGAGCAGGTATACATCATAGCCGAGAGATTCGCCGAGCCCTACCTGAGGCTGGCCGCCAGCATAAAGGACATCAGCGGAATTCCCAAGCAGATACTCGAAAATGAGCCGGTTTACGGCCACTACACCTACGGCGAGATAGTTGAGGGGCTCTACAGGATTCTCCTGGAGATAAAGAAGCTTGGCCGCCTTCCGGTCGTTAACTTCGCGGCTGGAGGGGTCGCCACCCCGGCCGACGCGGCACTCATGATGGGGATGGGAATGGACGGTGTCTTCGTCGGCTCGGGAATCTTCAAGAGCTCCAACCCAGAGAAGATGGCGAGGGCCATAGTTGAGGCCGTCAACCATTGGGATGAACCCGATGTCCTGGCCGAGATAAGCAGGGAAATCGGCGAGCCGATGCGCGGCAGGGACATTGAAGAGCTGGAGGTTCGCCTTGAGGAGAGGGGCGTCTGA
- the nadC gene encoding carboxylating nicotinate-nucleotide diphosphorylase, producing MVSLSYLLRFLEEDAPFGDVTSEAVVPEGINARAVIIAKQEGVIAGVEEAKALFEHFGVEVETRKHDGERVRKGDTILELEGNARSILLVERTALNVMGRMSGIATEVRRLVDRVKAVNPKVRVAGTRKTLLKPLDKRAILIGGGEPHRFSLSDAMLIKDNHLALVPLEEAIRRAKAFSLYKVVEVEVETLEDALKAARAGADVVMLDNMSPAEIAETIATLKREGLRDRVKIEVSGGITPENIEEYARLDIDIISLGYLTHSVKNFDVSLEIIGKT from the coding sequence ATGGTCTCCCTTTCCTATCTGCTCAGGTTCCTTGAGGAGGACGCTCCCTTCGGCGACGTCACGAGCGAGGCGGTGGTTCCGGAGGGAATCAATGCTAGGGCCGTAATTATCGCGAAGCAGGAAGGGGTTATAGCGGGCGTTGAGGAAGCTAAAGCTCTGTTCGAGCACTTCGGGGTTGAAGTTGAGACTAGAAAACATGACGGGGAGAGAGTGAGGAAGGGAGATACCATCCTTGAGCTCGAAGGGAACGCACGCTCCATACTCCTCGTCGAGAGAACCGCTTTGAACGTAATGGGCAGGATGAGCGGCATTGCTACCGAGGTCAGAAGGCTGGTGGACAGGGTTAAGGCCGTGAATCCCAAGGTCCGCGTTGCTGGAACGAGGAAGACCCTCCTCAAGCCGCTGGATAAGAGGGCGATACTCATCGGCGGCGGCGAGCCCCACCGATTCTCGCTGAGCGACGCGATGCTCATAAAGGACAACCATCTCGCGCTGGTTCCGTTGGAGGAGGCCATAAGGCGCGCCAAGGCCTTCAGCCTCTACAAGGTTGTCGAGGTGGAGGTCGAGACCCTTGAGGATGCCCTCAAAGCGGCAAGGGCCGGTGCCGATGTCGTGATGCTCGACAACATGAGCCCGGCTGAAATAGCCGAGACGATAGCGACTCTAAAGCGCGAGGGCCTCCGCGATAGGGTGAAGATCGAGGTCTCCGGCGGAATAACCCCCGAAAACATCGAGGAGTACGCCAGGCTCGACATTGATATCATAAGCCTCGGCTACCTCACGCACTCCGTCAAGAACTTCGACGTCAGCCTTGAGATAATTGGAAAGACCTGA
- the nadA gene encoding quinolinate synthase NadA, with protein MKIEELVREIERLKEERNAIIMAHNYQLPEIQDIADFLGDSLELARKAVNVDSDVIVFAGVDFMAETAKILNPEKRVLLPSKRATCAMANMLKVEHILRAKEQYPNAPVVLYVNTTAETKAYADVTVTSANAVRIVEKLDSDVIIFGPDKNLANYVAKQTGKKVIPVPEYGHCYVHRQFTLEDVERARKLYPNAKLMVHPECEPEVQEKADIIVSTGGMIRRAREWNEWVVFTEHEMVYRLGKLYPDIKFHPAKEDAVCIGMKAITLNHIYEALRDMKYEVEVPEEIARKARKAIERMLEMS; from the coding sequence ATGAAAATTGAAGAACTCGTGCGGGAGATTGAACGCCTGAAGGAGGAGCGCAACGCTATAATCATGGCCCACAACTACCAGCTGCCTGAAATCCAGGACATAGCCGATTTCCTCGGCGACAGCCTTGAGCTCGCGAGGAAGGCCGTCAACGTTGATTCCGACGTCATAGTCTTCGCGGGAGTGGACTTCATGGCAGAAACTGCCAAAATCCTCAACCCCGAGAAGAGGGTCCTGCTTCCGAGCAAGCGGGCAACCTGCGCCATGGCCAACATGCTGAAGGTCGAGCACATCCTCAGGGCCAAGGAGCAGTATCCGAACGCTCCGGTGGTTCTCTACGTCAACACAACGGCCGAGACCAAGGCCTACGCCGACGTGACCGTAACCTCGGCCAACGCGGTCAGGATAGTTGAAAAGCTCGATTCCGATGTCATCATCTTCGGGCCGGATAAGAACTTGGCGAACTACGTGGCCAAACAGACCGGCAAGAAGGTTATTCCCGTGCCAGAGTACGGGCACTGCTACGTGCACAGGCAGTTCACCCTTGAGGACGTCGAACGCGCTAGGAAGCTCTACCCCAACGCCAAGCTGATGGTTCACCCGGAGTGCGAGCCGGAAGTTCAGGAAAAGGCGGACATCATAGTCTCCACCGGAGGGATGATAAGGCGCGCAAGGGAGTGGAACGAGTGGGTCGTCTTCACGGAGCATGAGATGGTGTACAGGCTCGGGAAGCTCTACCCCGATATCAAGTTCCACCCGGCTAAGGAGGATGCGGTCTGCATAGGAATGAAGGCCATAACGCTCAACCACATATACGAGGCCCTCAGGGACATGAAGTATGAGGTTGAAGTGCCGGAGGAGATAGCCCGGAAGGCCAGGAAGGCCATAGAGAGGATGCTGGAGATGAGCTGA
- a CDS encoding L-aspartate oxidase, with translation MASVGIIGSGAAGLTAAIALARRGFDVTVIGKGFKNTNSYLAQAGIAFPILDGDSPKAHVLDTIRAGKYLNDEEVVWSVISKASGAYDFLTSIGVEFETSETEGGHSFHRVFTIRNETGKHMMKVLHMAAKEAGVHFVEGFAEELAVSERKAYGAFLGGELMKFDATVIATGGFAGLFKYTAGSPLTTGLLIGDAVMKGALARDLEFIQFHPTGYLGKSGVKLISEAVRGAGARLVTEDGERFVNELSTRDIVARAIYRQMQSGKTVYLDATSIEDFKKSFPQIYAFLRKDGIDPAEDLIPVSPIAHYTIGGIAVDIWYRTAIENLYAVGEAMSNGFHGANRLASNSLLECIVSGLEVARTIARERPKLGEVREIPYRFDSLGDVDSIREVLWEHAGIVRSGPFLREGLRKLDSVEADPRLKLLAGGVMECALAREESRGAHYREDFPVMRKVFERPSFFDGRCRL, from the coding sequence ATGGCCAGCGTTGGAATCATCGGGAGCGGTGCCGCTGGGTTGACCGCCGCAATAGCCCTCGCGAGGCGTGGCTTTGACGTCACTGTCATCGGAAAGGGGTTCAAAAACACTAACTCATACCTCGCCCAGGCCGGGATAGCCTTTCCCATCCTCGACGGTGATTCTCCTAAAGCTCACGTTCTGGACACCATCAGGGCAGGCAAGTACCTCAACGATGAAGAGGTTGTCTGGAGCGTAATCTCAAAGGCGAGCGGGGCCTACGACTTTTTAACCTCAATCGGCGTCGAGTTCGAGACCAGCGAGACCGAAGGCGGTCACTCCTTCCACCGCGTTTTCACGATAAGGAACGAGACCGGAAAGCACATGATGAAGGTTCTTCACATGGCCGCTAAAGAGGCGGGAGTGCACTTCGTTGAGGGCTTTGCTGAAGAGCTCGCCGTAAGCGAGAGGAAAGCCTACGGGGCCTTTCTCGGGGGGGAGCTCATGAAGTTCGACGCGACTGTGATAGCAACGGGGGGCTTTGCGGGGCTCTTCAAATACACCGCGGGCTCCCCTCTAACTACCGGCCTTCTCATCGGGGATGCGGTTATGAAGGGCGCTCTCGCCAGGGACCTTGAGTTTATACAGTTCCACCCGACCGGCTACCTGGGGAAATCGGGAGTTAAACTCATCAGCGAGGCCGTCCGCGGTGCGGGGGCGAGGCTGGTGACGGAGGACGGCGAACGCTTCGTCAACGAGCTCTCCACGAGGGACATCGTCGCGAGGGCAATCTACCGCCAGATGCAATCTGGGAAAACCGTTTATCTTGACGCCACCTCGATAGAAGACTTCAAGAAAAGCTTCCCCCAGATATACGCTTTCCTGAGGAAGGACGGCATCGATCCGGCTGAAGACCTAATCCCGGTCTCCCCGATAGCCCACTACACCATCGGCGGGATAGCGGTTGACATCTGGTACAGAACGGCAATCGAGAACCTCTACGCCGTTGGGGAGGCCATGAGCAACGGCTTCCACGGCGCGAACAGACTGGCCAGCAACTCGCTCCTTGAGTGCATTGTTTCGGGTCTGGAAGTGGCCAGAACGATAGCGAGGGAGAGGCCGAAGCTCGGCGAGGTTCGGGAGATTCCATACCGCTTTGATTCACTGGGGGACGTCGATTCCATCAGGGAAGTACTTTGGGAGCATGCTGGCATTGTGAGGAGCGGCCCCTTTTTGAGGGAAGGCCTGAGGAAGCTCGATTCGGTTGAGGCAGACCCGAGGCTCAAACTCCTCGCCGGGGGCGTCATGGAGTGTGCCTTGGCGAGGGAAGAAAGCAGGGGCGCCCACTACCGCGAGGACTTTCCGGTTATGAGGAAGGTCTTCGAGAGACCGAGCTTCTTCGACGGAAGGTGCAGGCTCTAA
- the guaB gene encoding IMP dehydrogenase translates to MGKFEHKLVNAIKEYTFDDVLLIPQATEVEPKDVDVSTRITPNVKLKIPILSAAMDTVTEWEMAVAMAREGGLGVIHRNMSIEEQVEMVRKVKRAERFIVEDVITIGPDETLDYALFLMERNDIDGLPVVGEDGRIVGIVTKKDIAAKEGSLVREVMTGEVITVGEDVSVEEALDTMVANRIARLPVVDEKGRLVGIITMSDLMMRKKYRNAVKDENGDLLVAAAVGPFDIERAKALDRAGVDVIVVDTAHAHNLKAIRAMKEIRKAVDADLIVGNIANPKAVDDLTFADAVKVGIGPGSICTTRVVAGVGVPQVTAIALVADRAQEYGLHVIADGGIRYSGDIVKAIAAGADAVMLGSLLAGTKEAPGKEVVINGRKYKQYRGMGSLGAMMKGGAERYYQKGHMKTRKFVPEGVEGVVPYKGSVSDVLYQLVGGLRSGMGYVGASSIAELKEKGEFVVITQAGVRESHPHDIFITNEAPNYPVGK, encoded by the coding sequence ATGGGAAAATTTGAACACAAACTTGTTAATGCTATTAAGGAGTACACCTTCGATGACGTTCTTCTGATACCGCAGGCGACCGAAGTCGAGCCCAAGGACGTTGACGTCTCGACCCGGATAACCCCCAACGTGAAGCTCAAGATACCGATCCTCAGCGCGGCGATGGACACGGTAACCGAGTGGGAGATGGCCGTTGCGATGGCAAGGGAAGGCGGCCTGGGAGTTATCCACAGGAACATGAGCATTGAGGAGCAGGTCGAGATGGTGAGGAAAGTCAAGCGCGCCGAGCGCTTCATAGTCGAGGACGTCATCACCATAGGCCCCGATGAGACCCTCGACTACGCGCTCTTCCTCATGGAGAGAAACGACATCGATGGCCTTCCGGTCGTTGGTGAGGACGGCAGAATAGTCGGCATCGTTACCAAGAAGGACATAGCGGCCAAAGAGGGCAGCCTTGTGAGGGAGGTCATGACCGGCGAGGTCATAACCGTCGGCGAGGACGTTTCAGTGGAGGAAGCCCTTGATACGATGGTTGCCAACAGAATAGCCCGCCTCCCGGTCGTCGATGAGAAAGGCCGCCTCGTGGGGATAATCACGATGAGCGACCTTATGATGAGGAAGAAGTACAGGAACGCGGTAAAGGATGAAAACGGTGACCTCTTGGTTGCCGCGGCGGTGGGTCCCTTCGACATCGAGCGCGCCAAGGCCCTTGACCGAGCAGGTGTTGATGTAATCGTCGTTGATACGGCCCACGCCCACAATCTTAAGGCCATAAGGGCCATGAAGGAGATAAGGAAAGCCGTCGATGCCGACCTGATAGTCGGAAACATCGCCAACCCCAAAGCGGTTGACGACCTCACCTTTGCCGATGCCGTCAAGGTCGGAATAGGGCCCGGGAGCATATGCACCACACGCGTAGTGGCTGGCGTTGGAGTTCCACAGGTTACGGCAATAGCCCTCGTGGCAGACAGGGCCCAGGAGTACGGGCTCCACGTCATAGCCGACGGCGGAATCCGCTACTCCGGCGACATAGTCAAGGCAATAGCGGCGGGAGCTGACGCGGTAATGCTGGGCTCCCTCCTGGCCGGAACGAAGGAGGCCCCGGGCAAGGAGGTCGTCATAAACGGGAGGAAATACAAGCAGTACCGCGGCATGGGCTCCCTTGGGGCGATGATGAAAGGCGGGGCTGAGAGGTACTACCAGAAGGGGCACATGAAGACCAGGAAGTTCGTACCGGAGGGAGTTGAGGGAGTTGTCCCCTACAAGGGGAGCGTGAGCGACGTCCTCTACCAGCTCGTCGGCGGTCTTCGCTCCGGAATGGGCTACGTTGGGGCTTCAAGCATAGCCGAGCTCAAGGAAAAGGGTGAGTTCGTGGTCATAACCCAGGCCGGCGTCAGGGAGAGCCACCCGCACGACATCTTCATCACCAACGAAGCTCCCAACTATCCGGTTGGGAAGTGA
- a CDS encoding AAA family ATPase — protein MFVDRKRELRILHSAYKALKEGHKVNIAVIGPRRMGKTELLLKFKEEADGVVPYLNLQRIGSIDSFIFAYTRELLYELSQVKKLNVERIHLLNWDDLLILAAKLGVGEEAKAIKNGTLETLFEVQERILEKLGERAIFILDEFQEVKNLSRFLEVMRAITEKEKRVAYFISGSAVSMMEEILSPEKPFFGQFRRIYLQGLPKEDTFELAKSILKNSGVAYSHSALEAVYRLTGGHPFYVHAVCRRIVEEGVERAGPREVEYAFLTELLTETGEIYMHLDYVFNESLSRAYRGAVHREILLTLAREEGLRLSEIAKQLGKPSGEVSNYLKFLLRTDLIVKENGRYYFADKLMRFWLAKTYLGITGLELRRERLREELIKELEEKFLKAKTELGLTGEAWVRERLGRTLGLEFKPYRRGDMEFDGVAFGDVPHVLEVKWRSRPASYKDVKEFVEKVRDEFGSAKMFFFSKAGFTEKALRLCQELGVRPLTREELR, from the coding sequence ATGTTCGTGGATAGGAAAAGAGAGTTGAGAATTCTGCACTCTGCCTACAAAGCCCTCAAAGAAGGGCACAAAGTAAACATCGCAGTAATAGGTCCAAGGAGGATGGGCAAGACAGAGCTCCTTCTCAAATTCAAGGAAGAAGCCGACGGGGTGGTACCTTATCTCAACCTTCAAAGGATTGGAAGCATAGACTCCTTCATCTTTGCATACACCCGTGAACTGCTCTATGAGCTATCCCAGGTCAAAAAACTCAACGTTGAAAGAATTCACCTTTTGAACTGGGATGACCTGCTCATACTCGCAGCTAAGCTCGGCGTTGGTGAGGAGGCCAAAGCCATTAAAAATGGTACTCTGGAAACTCTTTTTGAAGTCCAAGAGAGGATTCTGGAGAAGCTTGGTGAGAGAGCCATCTTCATCCTCGATGAGTTCCAGGAGGTTAAGAACCTTTCCAGGTTCCTTGAGGTGATGAGGGCCATCACGGAGAAGGAGAAACGGGTTGCTTATTTCATCTCCGGCTCGGCAGTGAGCATGATGGAGGAGATACTGTCCCCCGAGAAACCGTTCTTTGGCCAGTTTAGGAGGATCTATCTGCAGGGATTACCCAAGGAGGATACCTTCGAGCTTGCCAAAAGCATACTCAAGAACTCCGGCGTGGCTTACTCCCACTCAGCCCTTGAGGCAGTTTACCGGCTGACTGGGGGGCATCCGTTCTACGTCCATGCAGTCTGCAGGAGGATTGTTGAAGAGGGAGTTGAGAGAGCTGGACCGAGAGAGGTCGAGTACGCTTTCCTCACGGAGCTCCTTACTGAGACTGGGGAGATTTACATGCATCTCGATTACGTGTTCAATGAATCCCTTTCGAGAGCTTACAGAGGGGCAGTCCACAGGGAGATACTTCTTACCCTTGCCAGAGAGGAAGGGCTGAGGCTCTCTGAGATCGCCAAACAGCTTGGAAAGCCGAGCGGGGAGGTCTCAAACTACCTGAAGTTTTTGCTCAGGACGGACTTAATAGTCAAGGAAAATGGCAGGTATTATTTTGCAGACAAGCTAATGCGTTTCTGGCTTGCCAAAACCTATCTCGGTATCACCGGACTGGAACTCCGCCGGGAGAGACTGCGTGAGGAGCTCATTAAAGAGCTTGAAGAGAAGTTTCTGAAGGCAAAAACGGAGCTTGGCCTTACGGGTGAGGCTTGGGTGAGGGAAAGGCTTGGAAGGACTCTGGGTCTTGAATTTAAGCCCTACCGCAGGGGCGACATGGAGTTTGATGGGGTTGCCTTCGGAGACGTGCCGCATGTGCTCGAAGTCAAGTGGAGGAGCCGTCCGGCCTCGTATAAGGATGTCAAAGAATTTGTCGAAAAGGTGAGGGACGAATTCGGCAGCGCCAAGATGTTCTTCTTCTCAAAGGCAGGGTTCACCGAGAAGGCGCTCCGGCTCTGTCAGGAACTCGGAGTAAGACCCCTTACTAGGGAGGAGCTGAGATGA